GACCATCCCGTAGTGGACGTAACCTGGATATCCAATGAGCAGTTTCTATCACATGCTTACGAGCCCGCACCGTCACATGCCTGAATCGGCGCGCTGGGGGCAACCGGACTCGCGCTCGCTTTGGAGCAGGGATCAACGAGTATCCTTGCGCGGCGGCGTGTCGAATGCCGTCCGGCCGTTCGGGTTGCTGTTGATCGTGGTCGCGGTGATGGCTCCATTAAGCACGACCGGTTGCTCGTCATCGCGCAGTGACGGTAAGTGGTTCAAGAAGCCGAAGACGAGCCAGGACTATCTGGATATGGCGCTGGAGGGACAGTCCGGGGATGAGCGGCGGCGGGGCGTCATCGGGCTGGCCAACAGCCGCGACGGCAAGACCGAATGGGCGATGAAGGTGTTCGATACGATTGCGCGAACGGATGTGAATGCCGCCGTTCGCTGTGCGGCGATCGCCGCGATGGTGCCCGCGTCGGGGGCGGAACAGGTTCCAACCGCGCTTAACATTCTCTCCAGTGAATCGGAGCGCATCGAAGGCACGCGGGCGGCTCCGGGGGCCGTTCGCTGGGAGGCCGCGAAGCTGGTGCTGTTCGTGATTGAACGGTATTCGTACGAAGAGTCGCAGCGAGGCAAAATCGTCCAGGTGCTCCTCGAAAGGATGGCAGTCGACAAGGATCGCAATGTTCGGCTGACGGCGATGGAAGCTCTGTCATATTTTCCCGAGCCGCCGATCCCCTCGGCGCTGGTGG
This genomic stretch from Planctomycetia bacterium harbors:
- a CDS encoding HEAT repeat domain-containing protein codes for the protein MPESARWGQPDSRSLWSRDQRVSLRGGVSNAVRPFGLLLIVVAVMAPLSTTGCSSSRSDGKWFKKPKTSQDYLDMALEGQSGDERRRGVIGLANSRDGKTEWAMKVFDTIARTDVNAAVRCAAIAAMVPASGAEQVPTALNILSSESERIEGTRAAPGAVRWEAAKLVLFVIERYSYEESQRGKIVQVLLERMAVDKDRNVRLTAMEALSYFPEPPIPSALVDVMEEDDFALQHAAERALIALTGQTHHHDPKAWRKWIAETPDLFKDMGRTPPEIQSANTKTIRWEWPW